The following are from one region of the Alphaproteobacteria bacterium genome:
- a CDS encoding NAD(P)-dependent oxidoreductase, whose amino-acid sequence MTHVPIVAVTGATGFIGSHLIQNLAKKKFLIKILSRRLPVNSFLSSANFEVIIGDVFDSTSIAILLKNADFLIHSAGLVKARNVSDFYKYNVEAVSHIVTLAQHYNPKIKVILISSLAAREPHLSSYAKSKAQGEKIIHASSLEYWIVRPPAVYGPGDTEILPFFKLAQKGFAFLPNKGQGRFSMIHVDDLTECLTSIIQFLPPNRSIFEPDDQQIFGYSWQDIVGIMSLIMKKKIISFKISPFVLNIIATANSWYKSFNSLYVPMLTQEKIKELTHDNWICNKSSMDLLKEWKPKIPLSQGFQETFDFYKKAGWL is encoded by the coding sequence ATGACCCATGTACCTATTGTGGCTGTCACAGGGGCCACAGGTTTTATTGGTAGTCATCTTATCCAAAATTTAGCAAAAAAAAAATTTTTAATTAAAATTTTATCTAGAAGATTACCGGTTAATTCTTTTTTATCATCCGCTAATTTCGAAGTCATCATCGGCGATGTTTTTGATTCTACCAGTATCGCTATACTTTTAAAAAATGCAGACTTTTTAATCCATAGTGCCGGGTTGGTGAAGGCACGTAATGTATCGGATTTTTATAAATATAATGTTGAAGCGGTCAGCCATATTGTTACTTTAGCTCAACATTATAACCCCAAAATAAAGGTTATTCTTATTTCATCCTTGGCGGCAAGAGAACCCCATCTTTCCTCTTATGCTAAAAGTAAAGCACAGGGCGAAAAAATAATTCATGCAAGTTCTCTTGAATATTGGATTGTACGTCCCCCAGCTGTTTATGGGCCAGGAGACACTGAAATATTACCCTTTTTTAAATTAGCGCAAAAAGGATTTGCCTTTTTACCCAACAAAGGACAGGGTCGTTTTTCAATGATCCATGTAGATGATTTAACAGAATGTCTTACATCTATTATACAATTTTTGCCTCCTAACCGCTCTATTTTTGAACCGGATGATCAACAAATTTTTGGATATAGCTGGCAAGATATCGTTGGGATAATGTCATTAATAATGAAGAAAAAAATTATATCTTTTAAAATTTCACCTTTTGTTCTTAATATAATTGCAACAGCAAATTCTTGGTATAAATCTTTTAATTCTCTATATGTTCCTATGCTTACACAAGAAAAAATAAAAGAATTAACCCATGATAATTGGATATGTAATAAATCATCTATGGATCTTTTAAAAGAATGGAAACCTAAAATACCCTTAAGCCAAGGGTTTCAAGAAACATTCGATTTCTATAAAAAAGCGGGATGGCTTTAA
- a CDS encoding fatty acyl-AMP ligase, translating to MQATATTNNSLPIKIATFQTFTEALDYAAKGSTGMNFYSAKGELTYVLTYQALQDKAMQVARGLIKSGIPKGSRMVLVADTDPNFMILFAACQYASIIPVPVAIPTVFGAHKSYVDGLKRQLMGSLATAAAAPISLLPFLKEAALNLDIKFLGSFDHFLDLPYADTDIRPFDPDETCYLQYSSGSTRFPLGIDIHQRSLMANAYAIANHGLCIRDGDRTTSWLPLYHDMGLVGFMLVPLLCQISIDYLTTRDFARRPLLWLSLISRHQSTISYSPSFGYDLCVRRARDLNMKDINLSSWRAAGIGGDMIQAQILEKFVNTFAPYGFKSKAFVPSYGMAETTLAISFAPLDKGFQSINIDREKLSQDNIADIHQKPTSQTRDFVLCGNVLPKHSIEVRNENGQKLGDQELGKIFVKGPSLMNGYFNQPEITKQILSADGWLDTGDLGFLYDNQIIITGRSKDLIIINGRNIWPQDLEWAIEELPNLRRGDVAAFSIEKENDNEEIIILLQCRLGDEEAKIKLIQDAESCVRQTTGLDAKIVLVPPHSLPQTSSGKLSRSKAKNNYLMGTYIPLKESSYA from the coding sequence ATGCAAGCGACGGCAACGACAAATAATTCACTTCCTATAAAAATTGCAACATTTCAAACTTTTACCGAAGCCCTTGATTATGCTGCCAAAGGAAGTACAGGTATGAATTTTTATTCAGCCAAAGGTGAACTTACATATGTTTTAACCTATCAAGCTTTACAAGATAAAGCCATGCAAGTTGCCCGGGGATTAATTAAAAGCGGCATCCCAAAAGGTTCAAGAATGGTTCTTGTCGCTGATACAGATCCCAATTTTATGATTTTATTTGCAGCGTGCCAATATGCATCGATTATACCTGTGCCTGTTGCCATACCAACTGTTTTTGGTGCCCATAAATCATATGTGGATGGATTAAAACGGCAACTTATGGGATCACTGGCGACTGCTGCTGCGGCACCCATAAGTTTATTGCCCTTTTTAAAAGAAGCTGCGCTTAATCTTGATATTAAATTTCTTGGAAGTTTTGATCATTTCCTTGATTTACCTTATGCCGATACTGACATTAGACCTTTTGACCCGGATGAAACCTGTTATCTTCAATATTCATCTGGCAGTACAAGATTTCCCCTAGGTATAGATATTCATCAACGTTCTTTAATGGCTAATGCATATGCTATTGCTAATCACGGTCTTTGTATCAGGGATGGTGATCGTACCACATCATGGTTACCTTTATATCATGACATGGGATTGGTTGGATTTATGCTTGTCCCTCTTTTATGTCAAATTTCTATTGATTATTTAACGACCAGAGATTTCGCAAGACGCCCTCTTTTATGGTTATCTCTTATATCCAGGCATCAATCAACCATTTCTTATAGCCCCAGTTTTGGATATGATCTTTGTGTAAGACGTGCTCGCGATTTAAATATGAAAGATATTAATTTATCTTCTTGGCGCGCTGCCGGGATTGGTGGCGATATGATTCAAGCGCAGATTTTAGAAAAATTTGTCAATACATTTGCACCTTATGGTTTTAAATCCAAAGCTTTTGTTCCAAGCTATGGGATGGCTGAAACAACCCTTGCTATCAGTTTCGCACCTTTAGATAAGGGATTTCAGTCAATTAATATTGATCGTGAAAAATTGTCTCAGGACAATATTGCAGATATTCATCAAAAACCTACATCCCAAACAAGAGACTTTGTTTTATGTGGGAATGTTTTACCCAAACATTCCATTGAAGTGCGAAATGAAAACGGGCAAAAACTTGGCGATCAAGAGCTTGGCAAAATTTTTGTTAAAGGTCCAAGTTTAATGAACGGATATTTTAATCAACCTGAAATAACCAAGCAAATTCTTTCAGCCGATGGTTGGTTAGACACAGGTGATTTAGGTTTTTTATATGATAATCAAATAATCATCACAGGAAGAAGTAAGGATTTAATTATTATTAACGGTCGTAATATATGGCCACAAGATTTAGAATGGGCAATTGAAGAATTACCCAATTTAAGACGAGGTGATGTTGCAGCTTTTTCTATTGAAAAAGAAAATGATAATGAAGAGATTATTATTCTTCTTCAATGTCGCCTTGGAGATGAAGAAGCCAAAATTAAATTAATTCAAGATGCTGAATCTTGTGTCAGACAAACAACAGGTTTGGATGCTAAAATTGTTTTGGTTCCACCCCACAGCTTACCACAAACCTCCTCTGGTAAATTAAGCCGATCTAAAGCAAAAAATAACTACCTTATGGGGACTTATATACCTCTTAAAGAAAGTTCCTATGCATGA
- a CDS encoding fatty acid desaturase has protein sequence METDFKTLSALSREEERVFIQQAKSIVDDLFIYKPYLYWLDFIVTTIIAYGAAYIYFTADNFSFGQISSFFVSIFALFRAGVFIHEIVHMPGNVMNGFKLFWNVFYGIPTFTPSFMYKNHTDHHNWRHYGTPKDGEYVQLSGSTKSILLYLIQVPLLPLFAVIRFLFLGPLSWFIPKLRIWVLENVSSYICNPKYRRRLPPNEKRGLWLLGEVACFIVLALFFTALVTGVIAPHVLVEVYILGMGAAGLNWIRNLAAHRYGNKGDSMSYVSQLVDSVNIVGFSPLTFLLFPVGLRYHALHHFFPALPYHALGKAHKRLMSQLPENSFYHHTIEKSFMKIVFDLWKGSFKDRYTHNPNMRKAA, from the coding sequence ATGGAAACAGATTTTAAAACTTTATCAGCTTTAAGCAGAGAAGAAGAACGGGTTTTTATTCAACAAGCAAAATCAATTGTTGATGATCTTTTCATCTATAAACCTTATTTATATTGGCTTGATTTTATTGTAACTACAATAATTGCCTATGGGGCAGCCTATATTTATTTTACGGCGGATAATTTTTCTTTTGGGCAAATTAGCAGTTTTTTTGTTTCTATTTTTGCATTATTTCGGGCTGGTGTTTTTATTCATGAAATTGTGCACATGCCCGGTAATGTTATGAATGGGTTTAAATTATTTTGGAATGTTTTTTATGGAATACCAACCTTTACACCTTCTTTTATGTATAAAAACCATACAGACCATCATAATTGGCGTCATTATGGGACCCCAAAGGATGGAGAATATGTTCAATTAAGTGGGTCGACCAAATCAATTCTCTTATACTTGATTCAGGTACCATTGTTACCTTTATTTGCGGTTATTCGTTTTTTATTTTTGGGACCTTTATCATGGTTTATACCAAAATTGCGCATTTGGGTTTTAGAAAATGTGTCTTCTTATATCTGTAATCCTAAATATCGCCGCAGGCTTCCCCCCAATGAAAAAAGAGGGCTTTGGCTTTTAGGAGAGGTTGCCTGTTTTATTGTACTAGCTTTATTTTTTACAGCTTTGGTGACAGGTGTTATTGCACCGCATGTTTTGGTCGAAGTGTACATTTTAGGTATGGGGGCCGCAGGGCTTAATTGGATTCGTAATTTGGCGGCCCATCGGTATGGCAATAAGGGTGATAGCATGAGTTATGTAAGCCAATTGGTTGATTCAGTAAATATTGTTGGTTTCTCACCTTTGACGTTTTTACTTTTTCCTGTGGGGCTTAGATATCATGCGCTACATCATTTTTTTCCAGCTTTACCTTATCATGCATTGGGGAAGGCCCATAAGCGTTTAATGTCTCAATTACCGGAAAATTCCTTTTATCATCATACAATAGAAAAAAGCTTTATGAAGATCGTGTTTGATTTATGGAAAGGTTCTTTTAAAGATAGGTATACCCACAATCCCAATATGAGGAAAGCAGCTTAA
- a CDS encoding acyl carrier protein: MVATKEQLVDSIIEILKSFLKNEQVLSATTNISRDLNLDSLAIMDLMMELEEKFDISIPLNLVPEIQTIGDLADAVLQIKTAQTSNT; the protein is encoded by the coding sequence ATGGTGGCTACAAAAGAACAATTAGTTGATTCAATTATTGAGATTTTAAAGTCTTTTTTAAAAAATGAACAAGTTCTTTCAGCTACAACTAATATATCAAGAGATTTAAATTTAGATTCTTTAGCCATTATGGATTTGATGATGGAATTAGAAGAAAAATTTGATATTTCGATACCTCTTAATCTTGTACCAGAAATCCAAACTATAGGCGATTTAGCTGATGCTGTTTTACAAATTAAAACAGCCCAAACCAGCAATACTTAA
- a CDS encoding aminotransferase class I/II-fold pyridoxal phosphate-dependent enzyme — protein sequence MGLLDRFANVAQHYENIKSCGGNPFAVQMEKLLSTTEAIINGRPTLLAGTNNYLGLTFNQECINEAKQALDHYGSGTTGSRVANGSYGTHQALEEDLADFYGKKYAMIFTTGYQANLGIISALAGPNDFLILDADSHASIYDAAKLGQATVIRFKHNDPVDLEKRLARLADQPGNKLIVTEGIYSMLGDQAPLEEFVKIKKKYGAYLLVDEAHSLGVLGDKGRGLCEAAGVEDDVDYIVGTFSKSFGAIGGFCVSNDPQFDLLRVVSRPYMFTASLPPATIASVHTALKIVRQHPELRIRLWNNAHFLYDGLKHQGFQLGPVKSPVVAVYLPSPELAVVMWKQLLDSGLYVNLALPPATPQGTALLRCSVCSAHERHQLETMIKIMTEVAYKVGYMLDSAAVA from the coding sequence ATGGGATTACTTGATAGATTTGCAAATGTTGCCCAACATTATGAAAATATTAAATCTTGTGGTGGAAATCCCTTTGCTGTCCAGATGGAAAAACTTTTATCCACAACCGAAGCTATCATTAATGGCCGTCCCACTCTTCTTGCGGGAACAAATAACTATCTTGGACTAACCTTTAACCAAGAATGTATTAATGAAGCAAAACAAGCTCTTGATCATTATGGGTCAGGAACAACAGGGTCCCGTGTTGCTAATGGAAGTTATGGCACTCATCAAGCTCTAGAAGAAGATCTTGCGGATTTTTATGGAAAAAAATATGCCATGATCTTTACCACAGGATATCAAGCTAATCTTGGTATTATTTCGGCGCTCGCTGGTCCTAATGATTTTTTAATTCTTGATGCAGATTCACACGCCAGCATTTATGATGCAGCCAAACTTGGCCAAGCAACAGTTATCCGTTTTAAACATAATGACCCTGTTGATCTTGAAAAACGTCTGGCCCGTTTAGCAGACCAACCAGGAAATAAACTTATTGTGACCGAAGGCATTTATAGCATGCTTGGGGATCAAGCTCCTTTGGAGGAATTTGTTAAAATAAAGAAAAAATATGGCGCCTATCTTTTAGTTGATGAAGCCCACTCCCTGGGTGTTCTTGGCGATAAAGGCCGGGGATTATGTGAAGCTGCTGGTGTTGAAGATGATGTTGATTATATTGTTGGTACATTCAGCAAAAGCTTTGGGGCTATTGGGGGATTCTGCGTTTCCAACGATCCCCAATTTGATCTTTTACGTGTTGTCTCAAGACCTTATATGTTCACAGCATCCTTACCCCCTGCCACGATTGCCTCTGTTCATACAGCCCTTAAGATTGTACGCCAACACCCAGAATTACGTATTCGCCTTTGGAATAATGCCCATTTCCTTTATGACGGATTAAAACATCAAGGATTTCAGCTTGGACCTGTAAAAAGTCCTGTGGTTGCTGTTTATCTTCCTTCCCCAGAACTTGCCGTTGTCATGTGGAAACAGCTTTTAGATTCAGGTCTCTATGTTAATTTGGCTCTGCCACCTGCAACGCCTCAAGGTACGGCTTTATTACGTTGTAGTGTTTGTTCTGCCCATGAACGTCATCAACTGGAAACTATGATCAAAATTATGACAGAAGTTGCCTATAAAGTTGGATATATGTTGGATTCAGCTGCTGTTGCATAA